In Odontesthes bonariensis isolate fOdoBon6 chromosome 22, fOdoBon6.hap1, whole genome shotgun sequence, one genomic interval encodes:
- the psmb10 gene encoding proteasome subunit beta type-10 codes for MLHSLNPCQQQTAGFCFENTRRNAVLESSLSDVSNKVPSARKTGTTIAGMVYKDGVILGADTRATDDMVVADKNCMKIHYIAPKIYCCGAGVAADAEMITQIMASNVELHMLNTGRPPLVAMVTRQLKQMLFRYQGHMGSSVIVGGVDVTGAHLYSVYPHGSYDKLPFVTMGSGAAAAVSVFEDRFKPNMEVEEAKQLVRDAIAAGIFCDLGSGSNVDLCVITDAGVEYMRGYDKPTMKGKREGTYRYKPGTTAILTNVETPLSLDVVDESVQLMDTE; via the exons ATGCTCCACTCTTTAAACCCCTGCCAACAACAGACGGCAGGCTTCTGCTTTGAAAACACCCGCAG GAATGCAGTGTTGGAGTCCAGTTTGTCAGACGTTAGCAACAAAGTTCCGAGTGCGAGAAAGACGGGGACCACCATTGCTGGGATGGTGTACAAG GATGGAGTGATCCTGGGAGCAGATACCAGAGCCACTGATGATATGGTGGTTGCTGACAAAAACTGCATGAAGATTCACTATATTGCTCCAAAGATCTA CTGCTGTGGTGCCGGCGTTGCTGCAGATGCAGAGATGATCACACAGATTATGGCATCCAATGTGGAGCTCCACATGCTCAACACTGGTCGTCCCCCtcttgttgccatggtaacaAGACAGCTGAAACAAATGCTGTTCAG gtACCAAGGCCATATGGGTTCATCAGTGATTGTTGGAGGAGTTGATGTTACTGGAGCTCACTTGTACAGTGTCTATCCACATGGCTCCTATGATAAACTACCTTTCGTCACCATGG GTTCTGGAGCGGCAGCTGCTGTTTCTGTATTTGAGGACAGATTCAAACCAAACATGGAG GTGGAGGAAGCAAAGCAGCTAGTCAGAGACGCCATCGCTGCGGGGATTTTCTGTGACTTGGGTTCAGGCAGTAATGTGGACTTGTGTGTCATCACTGACGCTGGAGTGGAGTACATGCGGGGTTATGACAAGCCCACAATGAAGGGTAAAAG aGAGGGGACGTACAGGTATAAGCCTGGTACCACAGCCATCCTGACCAACGTTGAGACCCCTCTCTCCCTGGACGTGGTCGACGAATCTGTTCAGTTGATGGACACTGAATAA